From a region of the Pukyongiella litopenaei genome:
- a CDS encoding competence/damage-inducible protein A — protein sequence MTNPTAAMLVIGDEILSGRTRDANMHFLAGELVRHGIDLNEVRIVSDDRDAIVTAVRALSEAFDHVFTSGGIGPTHDDITADSIAAAFGAPIDVRDDARALLEAHYARTGMELNAARLRMARIPDGAALIDNPVSTAPGFTLGNVHVMAGVPAVFQAMLASVLPTLTGGSPLLSQSLRVFRAEGDMAAQLAALADRYADLSIGCYPFHKDGVFGANVVVRGADGGRIDAAMSDLARDLGL from the coding sequence ATGACCAATCCAACCGCAGCGATGCTGGTGATCGGGGACGAGATCCTGTCCGGCCGGACCCGAGACGCGAACATGCATTTCCTTGCCGGTGAACTGGTCCGCCACGGGATCGACCTGAACGAGGTCCGGATCGTGTCGGACGATCGCGACGCGATCGTCACGGCGGTCCGCGCCTTGTCGGAGGCGTTCGACCATGTGTTCACCTCGGGCGGCATCGGCCCGACCCATGACGATATCACCGCCGACAGCATCGCCGCCGCCTTTGGCGCGCCGATCGACGTGCGCGACGATGCCCGCGCGCTGCTCGAGGCGCATTACGCGCGCACCGGCATGGAACTGAACGCGGCCCGGCTGCGCATGGCGCGGATCCCGGACGGGGCCGCGCTGATCGACAATCCGGTCTCCACCGCGCCGGGGTTCACGCTGGGCAACGTGCATGTGATGGCGGGCGTGCCGGCGGTGTTCCAGGCCATGCTGGCCAGCGTGCTGCCAACGCTGACGGGCGGGTCGCCGCTGCTGTCGCAGAGCCTGCGGGTGTTCCGGGCCGAGGGCGACATGGCGGCGCAGCTGGCGGCGCTGGCGGATCGCTATGCCGACCTGTCCATCGGGTGCTACCCGTTCCACAAGGACGGGGTGTTCGGCGCCAACGTGGTGGTGCGGGGCGCGGATGGCGGGCGGATCGACGCGGCGATGTCGGACCTTGCGCGGGATCTTGGCCTGTGA
- the rsmD gene encoding 16S rRNA (guanine(966)-N(2))-methyltransferase RsmD, with product MRIIAGRFRGRALAAVGKGDAGAHLRPTTDRVRESLFSVLTHLDVLDGARVLDLFAGTGALGLEALSRGAAQVTFVDDGRAAAALIRRNVDLTGSAGDTALIRRDATRLGACAGAGFDLVFLDPPYGRGLGHKALAAALAGGWIAPGALVVWEESTEMAPPEGFALEDRRRYGDTHVTLLSRDQDE from the coding sequence GTGAGGATCATCGCGGGACGGTTCCGGGGCCGCGCGCTGGCCGCGGTCGGCAAGGGCGATGCGGGCGCCCATCTGCGCCCGACCACCGACCGGGTGCGCGAAAGCCTGTTCTCGGTCCTGACGCATCTGGATGTGCTGGACGGGGCGCGGGTGCTCGACCTGTTCGCGGGCACCGGCGCGCTGGGGCTCGAGGCATTGTCGCGCGGGGCCGCGCAGGTCACCTTCGTCGATGACGGCCGCGCGGCGGCAGCCCTGATCCGGCGCAATGTCGACCTGACCGGGAGCGCGGGGGACACCGCGCTGATCCGCCGGGACGCCACCCGGCTGGGGGCCTGTGCCGGCGCGGGCTTTGACCTGGTGTTTCTCGACCCGCCCTATGGCAGGGGGCTGGGGCACAAGGCGCTGGCGGCGGCACTGGCCGGCGGCTGGATCGCCCCCGGCGCGCTGGTGGTCTGGGAGGAAAGCACCGAAATGGCACCGCCCGAGGGTTTCGCGCTGGAGGACCGGCGGCGCTATGGCGACACCCATGTCACGCTGCTGTCGCGGGATCAGGACGAATAG
- a CDS encoding RNA pyrophosphohydrolase yields MTPDQIARLPYRPCVGVMLVNGDGLVFTGQRGDRNTDAWQMPQGGVDRGEAPRDAALRELGEETGIMPGLVEIVAETPDWLRYDLPHELVPHIWKGRYRGQEQKWFFLRYLGRDDQIDIATDHPEFTAWRWQDPGTLAEGIVPFKRAVYERVVQAFAPLL; encoded by the coding sequence ATGACCCCCGATCAGATCGCGCGCCTTCCCTATCGCCCCTGCGTCGGCGTCATGCTGGTGAATGGCGACGGGCTGGTGTTCACCGGACAGCGTGGCGACCGCAACACGGATGCCTGGCAGATGCCGCAGGGCGGCGTGGACCGGGGCGAAGCCCCGCGCGACGCGGCCCTGCGCGAACTGGGCGAGGAAACCGGCATCATGCCGGGGCTGGTCGAGATCGTGGCCGAAACGCCGGACTGGCTGCGCTATGACCTGCCGCACGAGCTGGTGCCGCATATCTGGAAGGGGCGGTATCGTGGGCAGGAACAGAAATGGTTCTTTCTGCGCTATCTCGGCCGCGACGACCAGATCGACATCGCCACCGATCACCCCGAGTTCACCGCCTGGCGCTGGCAGGATCCCGGGACGCTGGCCGAGGGGATCGTGCCGTTCAAACGGGCGGTCTATGAACGGGTGGTGCAGGCGTTCGCGCCGCTGCTCTGA
- a CDS encoding OmpA family protein, producing MIRALGLAALVAAAPVAAPAQGLTLPTGARQLSERISPLEGYALPTGPFADGAVPARVYEGRVVRRTWRLGGGPTPLQIMAPLRDQIVADGYDILFQCDGRACGGFDFRFGTEVVPAPDMHVDLRDYRFLSATRGETEALSLLVSGGENAAHVQVIQVVPVEAAPLAVASAGAVSPPHGAGGDLLSALVDDGHVVLADLDFATGAARLGDGPFASLATLAGFLRDNPEARIAVVGHTDTVGGLADNIALSRRRAGAVRDRLIGTHEIAAGRIEAEGAGYLAPVASNRTPEGREANRRVEAVLLNRQ from the coding sequence TTGATCCGGGCGCTGGGTCTGGCCGCGCTGGTGGCGGCGGCGCCGGTTGCCGCCCCGGCACAGGGGCTGACCCTGCCCACGGGCGCGCGACAGCTCTCCGAGCGGATCAGCCCGCTGGAGGGCTATGCGCTGCCGACCGGGCCGTTCGCGGACGGGGCGGTGCCGGCACGGGTCTATGAGGGCCGGGTGGTGCGGCGCACCTGGCGGCTGGGCGGCGGGCCGACCCCGTTGCAGATCATGGCGCCGCTGCGCGATCAGATCGTGGCGGATGGCTATGACATCCTGTTCCAGTGCGACGGGCGTGCCTGCGGCGGTTTCGACTTCCGCTTCGGGACCGAGGTGGTGCCCGCCCCCGACATGCATGTGGACCTGCGGGACTACCGGTTCCTGTCGGCCACCCGCGGCGAGACCGAGGCGCTGAGCCTGCTGGTCAGCGGCGGTGAAAACGCGGCCCATGTGCAGGTGATCCAGGTTGTCCCGGTCGAGGCCGCGCCGCTCGCGGTCGCGTCGGCGGGCGCCGTGTCACCCCCGCACGGTGCCGGGGGCGATCTCCTGTCGGCGCTCGTTGACGACGGCCATGTCGTGCTGGCCGATCTCGATTTTGCCACCGGCGCGGCGCGGCTGGGCGACGGCCCGTTCGCCTCGCTCGCGACCCTGGCCGGGTTCCTGCGCGACAACCCGGAGGCGCGGATCGCCGTGGTCGGCCATACCGACACGGTTGGCGGGCTGGCGGACAATATCGCGCTGTCCCGCCGCCGCGCGGGGGCGGTGCGCGACCGGCTGATCGGGACCCATGAGATCGCCGCCGGCCGCATCGAGGCCGAGGGTGCGGGATATCTCGCCCCGGTGGCCTCGAACCGGACCCCGGAAGGCCGCGAAGCGAACCGGCGGGTCGAGGCGGTCCTGCTGAACCGGCAATGA
- the gap gene encoding type I glyceraldehyde-3-phosphate dehydrogenase: protein MTINVGINGFGRIGRCTLSHIAASGRNDIRVVKANATGPLETAAHLLRYDSVHGRFGNDIRVGERTLDLGRGEIEMFSTYDPSELDWSGCDVVLECTGKFNDGNKAGVHLERGAKSVLISAPAKNVQKTIVFGVNDEMLAKGDNMVSNGSCTTNCLAPLAKVLDEAIGIEHGLMTTIHSYTGDQPTLDRRHSDLYRARAAAMAMIPTSTGAAKALGEVLPNLKGRLDGSAMRVPTPNVSAVDLTFRAARDVTADEVNAAVEEAVKGPMGRVMSYDPEPKVSIDFNHTDESSIFAPDQTRVVDGRMVRVLAWYDNEWGFSVRMADVAVAMGRLNQ from the coding sequence ATGACCATCAATGTCGGGATCAACGGTTTCGGCCGCATCGGCCGCTGCACCCTTTCGCATATCGCCGCCTCGGGGCGCAACGACATCCGCGTGGTCAAGGCCAACGCGACCGGCCCGCTGGAAACGGCGGCGCACCTGCTGCGCTACGACAGCGTGCATGGCCGGTTCGGCAATGACATCCGCGTCGGCGAACGCACGCTGGACCTGGGCCGCGGCGAGATCGAGATGTTCTCGACCTACGACCCGTCCGAACTGGACTGGTCGGGATGCGACGTGGTGCTGGAATGCACCGGCAAGTTCAACGACGGCAACAAGGCCGGCGTGCACCTGGAGCGCGGCGCCAAGTCGGTGCTGATCTCGGCCCCGGCCAAGAACGTGCAGAAGACCATCGTCTTCGGCGTGAATGACGAGATGCTGGCCAAGGGCGACAACATGGTGTCGAACGGGTCCTGCACCACCAATTGCCTGGCGCCGCTGGCCAAGGTCCTGGACGAGGCAATCGGCATCGAACATGGCCTGATGACCACGATCCATTCCTATACCGGCGACCAGCCGACGCTGGACCGCCGCCACTCGGACCTGTATCGCGCCCGTGCCGCGGCGATGGCAATGATCCCCACCAGCACCGGCGCGGCCAAGGCGCTGGGCGAGGTGCTGCCGAACCTCAAGGGCCGGCTGGACGGGTCGGCCATGCGGGTGCCGACGCCGAACGTGTCCGCCGTCGACCTGACCTTCCGCGCGGCCCGCGACGTGACCGCCGACGAGGTCAACGCCGCCGTCGAGGAAGCGGTCAAGGGGCCGATGGGCCGGGTGATGTCCTATGACCCCGAACCCAAGGTTTCGATCGATTTCAACCATACCGACGAAAGCTCGATCTTCGCCCCCGACCAGACCCGCGTCGTCGATGGCCGCATGGTGCGCGTGCTGGCCTGGTACGACAACGAATGGGGTTTCTCGGTGCGGATGGCCGACGTGGCCGTTGCCATGGGCCGGCTTAACCAATAA
- a CDS encoding peroxidase-related enzyme (This protein belongs to a clade of uncharacterized proteins related to peroxidases such as the alkylhydroperoxidase AhpD.) yields the protein MTDTTATTALDLPAVDPLPEATQRYFDICLEKLGMVPNVLTAHTFDIGKLNAFTTLYNDLMLADSGLTKLEREMIAVVVSSINRCFYCLVAHGAAVRQLSGDPQLGEMLVMNYRVAPLDPRKRAMLDFAAKVTTASATVEEPDRQALRDHGFSDRDIWDIVNVAAFFNMTNRVASSVAMKPNDDYHGQFR from the coding sequence ATGACCGACACCACAGCGACCACCGCGCTCGACCTGCCAGCTGTCGACCCGTTGCCCGAGGCGACGCAGAGATATTTCGACATCTGCCTGGAAAAGCTGGGCATGGTGCCCAACGTGCTGACGGCGCACACATTCGACATCGGCAAGCTTAACGCATTTACCACGCTCTACAATGACCTGATGCTGGCCGATAGCGGGCTGACCAAGCTCGAGCGCGAGATGATCGCGGTGGTGGTGTCGTCGATCAACCGCTGTTTCTATTGCCTGGTGGCCCATGGCGCGGCGGTGCGGCAGCTGTCCGGCGATCCGCAGCTGGGCGAAATGCTGGTGATGAACTATCGCGTTGCGCCGCTCGATCCGCGCAAGCGCGCGATGCTGGATTTTGCCGCCAAGGTGACCACGGCCAGCGCCACGGTCGAGGAACCGGACCGGCAGGCGCTGCGCGATCACGGGTTTTCCGACCGCGACATCTGGGACATCGTCAATGTCGCCGCGTTCTTCAACATGACCAACCGGGTCGCGTCCTCCGTCGCGATGAAGCCCAACGACGATTACCACGGCCAGTTCCGTTGA
- a CDS encoding NADPH-dependent 2,4-dienoyl-CoA reductase, with the protein MADYPHLLAPLDLGFTTLKNRVLMGSMHTGLEETGDWDRVAEFYAARARGGVALMVTGGIGPNLEGSVAPGASMMTTERDVGNHSVVTARVHDAGGKIAMQILHAGRYAFGPKCVAPSAVKSPISPFPPNELDEDGIEKQISDIVNAAVLAQQAGYDGVEIMGSEGYFINQFLVTHTNRRTDRWGGSYENRMRLPIEIVRRTRAAVGTDFIIIYRLSMIDLVPNGSTFDEVVQLAREIEAAGATIINTGIGWHEARIPTIATSVPRAAFAWVTQKLMGKVGIPVITSNRINTPEVAEQVLAEGCADMVSMARPMLADPDFVVKAETGAAARIAPCIACNQACLDHTFGGKLTSCLVNPAACHEAELAITKADSAKRVAIVGAGPAGLSTAMAAAERGHEVTVFDRADEIGGQLNMAKQIPGKEEFRGFVDWYRTMMDTSGVHLELGREVSAEDLDGYDEVVIATGVTPRDPQIPGQDRDNVLSYIDVLRDKAPVGDRVAVIGAGGIGFDVSEFLLMDGNSPTESLPDWMREWGVADPAEHRAGLAPEGPQPHAPARKVTLLQRKASRHGKDLGKTTGWIHRATLKMMGVEFLGGVNYERIDDDGLHVSFGEERANPTVVPVDTVVLCAGQLPERSLADALIERGITPHVIGGADVAAELDAKRAINQGTRLAATL; encoded by the coding sequence ATGGCCGATTACCCGCATCTTCTCGCCCCGCTCGATCTCGGTTTCACCACGCTGAAGAACCGCGTTCTCATGGGCTCCATGCATACCGGGCTGGAAGAGACCGGCGACTGGGACCGGGTGGCCGAGTTCTATGCCGCCCGCGCCCGTGGCGGCGTGGCGCTGATGGTGACCGGCGGCATCGGGCCGAACCTAGAAGGATCGGTGGCCCCCGGCGCGTCGATGATGACCACCGAACGCGATGTCGGGAACCACTCCGTCGTGACCGCCCGCGTGCATGACGCCGGCGGCAAGATCGCGATGCAGATCCTGCATGCGGGGCGCTATGCCTTCGGTCCGAAATGCGTGGCGCCCAGCGCGGTGAAATCGCCGATCTCGCCGTTCCCGCCGAACGAACTGGACGAGGACGGCATCGAAAAGCAGATCTCGGACATCGTGAACGCGGCGGTGCTGGCGCAGCAGGCCGGGTATGACGGGGTCGAGATCATGGGCTCCGAGGGGTATTTCATCAACCAGTTCCTGGTCACCCACACCAACAGGCGCACCGACCGCTGGGGCGGGTCCTACGAGAACCGGATGCGCCTGCCGATCGAGATCGTGCGGCGCACCCGCGCGGCGGTGGGCACCGATTTCATCATCATCTACCGGCTGTCGATGATCGACCTGGTGCCGAACGGGTCGACCTTCGACGAAGTGGTGCAGCTGGCCCGCGAGATCGAGGCCGCCGGCGCCACCATCATCAACACCGGGATCGGCTGGCACGAGGCCCGGATCCCGACCATTGCCACCAGCGTGCCGCGCGCGGCCTTTGCCTGGGTCACCCAGAAGCTGATGGGCAAGGTGGGCATCCCGGTCATCACCTCGAACCGGATCAACACGCCCGAGGTGGCCGAACAGGTGCTGGCCGAGGGCTGCGCCGACATGGTGTCGATGGCCCGCCCGATGCTGGCCGACCCGGATTTCGTCGTGAAGGCCGAAACCGGCGCAGCGGCCCGGATCGCGCCCTGCATCGCCTGCAACCAGGCCTGCCTCGACCACACTTTCGGCGGCAAGCTGACATCCTGCCTGGTCAACCCGGCCGCCTGTCACGAGGCCGAGCTGGCGATCACGAAGGCGGACAGCGCCAAACGCGTGGCCATCGTCGGCGCCGGTCCGGCGGGGCTGTCGACCGCGATGGCGGCGGCGGAACGCGGCCACGAGGTAACCGTGTTCGACCGCGCCGACGAGATCGGCGGCCAGCTCAACATGGCCAAGCAGATCCCCGGCAAGGAAGAGTTCCGGGGCTTCGTGGACTGGTATCGCACCATGATGGACACGTCAGGCGTTCACCTGGAACTGGGCCGCGAGGTGTCGGCTGAGGACCTGGACGGCTATGACGAGGTGGTGATTGCCACCGGTGTGACGCCGCGCGACCCGCAGATCCCCGGCCAGGACCGCGACAACGTGCTCAGCTATATCGACGTGCTGCGCGACAAGGCCCCGGTGGGCGACCGCGTCGCCGTGATCGGCGCGGGCGGCATCGGTTTCGACGTGTCCGAGTTCCTGCTGATGGACGGCAACAGCCCGACCGAGAGCCTGCCCGACTGGATGCGGGAATGGGGCGTTGCCGATCCCGCCGAACATCGCGCGGGTCTGGCCCCGGAAGGACCGCAGCCCCATGCGCCCGCGCGCAAGGTCACGCTGCTGCAGCGCAAGGCCAGCCGCCACGGCAAGGACCTGGGCAAGACCACCGGCTGGATCCACCGCGCGACGCTGAAGATGATGGGCGTCGAATTCCTCGGCGGCGTGAACTACGAACGCATCGACGATGACGGCCTGCATGTCAGTTTCGGCGAAGAGCGCGCCAATCCGACCGTGGTGCCGGTCGATACGGTCGTTCTCTGCGCCGGACAGCTGCCGGAACGGTCACTGGCGGATGCGCTGATCGAACGCGGCATCACGCCCCATGTGATCGGTGGCGCGGATGTCGCCGCCGAACTGGACGCCAAGCGTGCGATCAACCAGGGCACGCGGCTGGCCGCGACGCTCTGA
- the map gene encoding type I methionyl aminopeptidase — protein MKNELPGHVTKEGIRIYDVADYPGMHRAGALAARILDEMAGHVFVGQTTGELDRIITEKVEEAGAVSATIGYKGYQHASCISVNHVVCHGIPGQKTLKDGDILNIDVTVIVDGWYGDTSRMYVAGKLSRKAERLIQVTHDSLMKGIEAVRPGNTFGDIGHAIQSYVEAQRMSVVRDFCGHGLGRVFHAPPNVLHYGRPGTGATLEEGMLFTIEPMVNLGRPETKTLADDWTAVTRDKSLSAQFEHSIGVTADGCEIFTLSPAGRFHPTYSS, from the coding sequence TTGAAAAACGAACTACCCGGCCATGTGACCAAGGAAGGTATCCGCATCTACGATGTCGCGGATTATCCCGGCATGCATCGTGCCGGCGCTCTGGCCGCGCGTATCCTCGACGAGATGGCCGGCCATGTCTTTGTCGGCCAGACCACCGGAGAGCTTGACCGCATCATCACCGAAAAGGTCGAAGAGGCCGGCGCCGTGTCGGCCACGATCGGCTACAAGGGCTATCAGCACGCATCCTGCATTTCGGTCAACCATGTGGTCTGCCACGGTATCCCGGGCCAGAAAACGCTCAAGGACGGGGACATCCTGAACATCGACGTGACCGTGATCGTCGATGGCTGGTATGGCGACACCAGCCGCATGTATGTGGCCGGGAAACTGTCGCGCAAGGCCGAGCGGCTGATCCAGGTAACCCATGATTCGCTGATGAAGGGGATCGAGGCGGTCCGCCCCGGCAACACCTTCGGCGACATCGGCCATGCGATCCAGAGCTATGTCGAGGCACAGCGGATGTCGGTGGTCCGCGATTTCTGCGGCCACGGGCTGGGCCGGGTGTTCCACGCCCCCCCCAATGTGCTGCATTACGGCCGTCCCGGCACCGGCGCGACGCTGGAGGAAGGCATGCTGTTCACCATCGAACCGATGGTGAACCTGGGCCGCCCGGAAACCAAGACGCTGGCCGATGACTGGACGGCGGTGACCCGTGACAAATCGCTGTCGGCGCAGTTCGAACATTCGATCGGCGTGACGGCGGATGGCTGCGAAATCTTCACCCTGTCGCCCGCGGGCCGGTTCCACCCGACCTATTCGTCCTGA
- the sfsA gene encoding DNA/RNA nuclease SfsA, which yields MRFPSPLVPARLIRRYKRFLADCRLGDGREITAHCANPGSMLGLAEPGMKVWLEPNDDPAKKLKYGWRLVDHENGHFTGVDTSVPNRALRLALEAGDVPGLQGYAGIRAEIRYGENSRIDFLLSGPGRRDAYVEVKSVTLCRAPGLAEFPDSVTARGAKHLRELAAMARSGNRAVMFFLVQRTDCQRFSLASDLDPDYAAAFETARRAGVEIMCQRTRITPDGVTLGPPLEIVI from the coding sequence ATGCGGTTTCCATCCCCACTTGTTCCCGCGCGGCTGATCCGGCGCTACAAACGGTTCCTGGCCGATTGCCGCCTCGGGGACGGTCGCGAGATCACCGCCCATTGCGCCAATCCCGGCTCGATGCTGGGCCTCGCCGAACCGGGGATGAAGGTCTGGCTGGAACCCAATGACGATCCTGCGAAAAAGCTGAAATACGGCTGGCGCCTGGTCGATCACGAAAACGGCCATTTCACCGGGGTCGACACCTCGGTTCCCAACCGGGCCCTGCGCCTCGCGCTCGAAGCGGGCGACGTGCCCGGCCTGCAGGGATATGCCGGGATCCGCGCCGAGATCCGCTATGGCGAAAACAGCCGCATCGATTTCCTGCTGTCCGGGCCCGGGCGCCGCGATGCCTATGTCGAGGTCAAGAGCGTGACCCTGTGCCGCGCCCCCGGGCTGGCCGAGTTTCCCGACAGCGTGACCGCCAGGGGCGCGAAACATCTGCGCGAACTGGCCGCGATGGCACGGTCCGGCAACCGTGCCGTGATGTTCTTTCTCGTCCAGCGCACCGATTGCCAGCGGTTTTCGCTGGCCTCCGATCTCGATCCGGACTATGCCGCCGCCTTCGAAACCGCCCGCCGGGCGGGTGTCGAGATCATGTGCCAAAGAACCCGTATCACGCCGGACGGCGTGACACTGGGGCCACCTTTGGAAATCGTGATCTGA
- a CDS encoding NAD(P)/FAD-dependent oxidoreductase codes for MDDIVVIGAGQAGASMVARLRKDGFAGRLTLIGEEPVPPYQRPPLSKGYLLGEMALERLFLRPESFYADENIVLRSGQRVDAIDRVAKTVRVDGETIAYDQLALTTGSVPRRLPASIGGDLAGVHVVRTLSDVDAMAPDVTEGARALIVGGGYIGLEAAAVAARLGAEVVLVEAAGRILQRVAAPETSEFFRSLHRGHGVDIREGVGLDRLIGKDGRVSGAVLSDGRELPADFVVVGIGIEPATALAQAAGLDIDNGIAVDVLCRTSDPAIWAAGDCCSFPYRDGRLRLESVPNAIDQAECVAGNMLGAGVAYVPKPWFWSDQYDVKLQIAGLNTGYDRIVTRRGESGAVSFWYFRGDDLLAVDAMNDPRAYMVGKRLIEAGRSADAAVIADGSADLKALLRP; via the coding sequence ATGGATGACATCGTTGTGATCGGGGCGGGGCAGGCGGGGGCGTCGATGGTCGCCCGGCTGCGCAAGGACGGGTTCGCCGGCCGCCTGACGCTGATCGGCGAGGAACCGGTTCCGCCCTATCAGCGGCCGCCGCTGTCCAAGGGCTATCTGCTGGGCGAGATGGCGCTGGAGCGGCTGTTCCTGCGGCCCGAGAGCTTCTATGCCGACGAGAATATCGTGTTGCGTTCCGGGCAGCGGGTCGATGCGATCGACCGCGTGGCGAAAACCGTCCGCGTCGATGGCGAAACCATCGCCTATGACCAGCTGGCGCTGACGACCGGCTCGGTGCCGCGGCGGTTGCCCGCGTCGATCGGCGGCGATCTGGCGGGCGTGCATGTGGTGCGGACGCTGAGCGATGTCGACGCGATGGCGCCTGACGTGACCGAGGGCGCGCGCGCCCTGATCGTGGGCGGTGGCTATATCGGGCTCGAGGCGGCGGCGGTCGCGGCCAGGCTGGGGGCCGAGGTGGTGCTGGTCGAGGCCGCTGGGCGGATCCTGCAACGGGTCGCCGCGCCGGAAACCTCCGAGTTCTTCCGCAGCCTGCATCGCGGGCATGGCGTCGATATCCGCGAAGGCGTGGGGCTGGACCGCCTGATCGGCAAGGACGGGCGCGTGTCCGGCGCGGTGCTGAGCGACGGGCGCGAATTGCCTGCCGATTTCGTGGTGGTCGGCATCGGCATCGAACCCGCAACCGCGCTGGCGCAGGCGGCGGGGCTGGACATCGACAACGGCATCGCCGTGGACGTACTTTGCCGGACCTCGGACCCGGCGATCTGGGCGGCGGGCGATTGCTGTTCCTTTCCCTACCGGGACGGGCGGCTGCGGCTGGAAAGCGTGCCCAACGCCATCGACCAGGCGGAATGCGTGGCGGGCAACATGCTGGGCGCCGGCGTGGCCTATGTGCCGAAACCGTGGTTCTGGTCGGACCAGTATGATGTCAAGCTGCAGATCGCCGGGCTGAACACCGGCTATGACCGGATCGTGACCCGCCGGGGCGAGAGCGGCGCGGTTTCGTTCTGGTATTTCCGTGGCGACGACCTGCTGGCGGTGGACGCGATGAACGATCCGCGCGCCTATATGGTCGGCAAACGCCTGATCGAGGCCGGGCGCAGCGCCGATGCGGCGGTGATCGCCGACGGGTCTGCCGACCTCAAGGCGCTGCTGCGACCGTGA
- a CDS encoding GNAT family N-acetyltransferase: MTDRLTGAELSTLIDATWPPARMLPCGPFVLRDGQGGGSRVSAATLREPGRDVAADDIEAAETAMRGLGQVPLFMLRDGEDALDAALAGRGYAVKDPVIAWACPVSMLTGTPVPRVTVFALWEPLAIMRELWAAGGIGPDRLAVMDRVQGPRTGLMGRNRDKPAGAAFVAIHGRTAMLHALEIPPFQRRHGMGRWFLRAAGFWAAENGADLLTVVCTRDNAAANALYAALGMAQVGAYHYRIAPPEGKGP; encoded by the coding sequence GTGACCGACAGGCTGACCGGTGCCGAGCTTTCGACGCTGATCGATGCCACATGGCCGCCGGCGCGGATGCTGCCCTGTGGTCCGTTTGTCCTGCGCGACGGGCAGGGCGGCGGCAGCCGGGTGTCGGCGGCGACCCTGCGCGAACCGGGCCGTGACGTTGCCGCCGACGACATAGAGGCGGCGGAAACGGCCATGCGGGGCCTGGGCCAGGTGCCGCTGTTCATGCTGCGCGATGGCGAGGACGCGCTGGACGCGGCGCTTGCCGGTCGCGGCTATGCGGTCAAGGATCCGGTGATCGCCTGGGCCTGTCCCGTCAGCATGCTGACCGGCACGCCGGTGCCGCGCGTCACCGTCTTTGCCCTGTGGGAACCGCTGGCGATCATGCGCGAGCTCTGGGCGGCGGGCGGTATCGGGCCGGACCGGCTGGCGGTCATGGACCGGGTGCAGGGCCCCAGGACCGGGCTGATGGGCCGGAACAGGGACAAACCCGCCGGCGCAGCCTTTGTCGCGATCCACGGGCGCACCGCCATGCTGCACGCGCTGGAAATCCCGCCGTTCCAGCGCCGCCACGGGATGGGGCGCTGGTTTCTGCGTGCCGCGGGATTCTGGGCCGCCGAGAACGGGGCCGACCTGTTGACCGTCGTCTGCACGCGCGACAACGCGGCGGCGAACGCGCTATACGCAGCGCTGGGCATGGCGCAGGTCGGGGCCTATCACTATCGTATCGCGCCGCCGGAGGGAAAAGGACCATGA